A portion of the Stigmatella aurantiaca DW4/3-1 genome contains these proteins:
- the queC gene encoding 7-cyano-7-deazaguanine synthase QueC, giving the protein MMKKAVVLLSGGLDSTTCLAMAKADGFEPVCLAIHYGQRHAVELERARQVAETMGARDFRIVPLDLRGIGGSALTADIEVPKDRPETEMSHGIPVTYVPARNLLFLSLALGLAEVVGAHDIYIGVNAVDYSGYPDCRPQFIEAFASVATLATKAGVEGQRFQVHAPLSGMTKAQIIREGTRLGVDYGLTHSCYDPDAKGRACGHCDSCVLRKKGFQEAGVPDPTPYTEGA; this is encoded by the coding sequence CTGATGAAGAAGGCCGTGGTGTTGTTGTCGGGTGGGTTGGACTCCACCACCTGTCTGGCGATGGCGAAGGCGGACGGCTTCGAGCCGGTGTGCCTGGCCATCCACTATGGACAACGCCACGCCGTGGAGCTGGAGCGTGCCCGCCAGGTGGCCGAGACGATGGGTGCGCGGGACTTCCGGATCGTCCCGTTGGACCTGCGCGGCATCGGGGGCTCGGCGTTGACGGCGGACATCGAGGTGCCGAAGGACCGGCCGGAGACGGAGATGTCCCACGGCATCCCGGTGACGTACGTGCCGGCGCGCAACCTGCTGTTCCTCTCGCTGGCCCTCGGGCTGGCCGAGGTGGTGGGCGCCCACGACATCTATATCGGGGTGAACGCGGTGGACTACAGCGGCTACCCGGACTGCCGGCCGCAGTTCATCGAGGCCTTCGCGTCCGTGGCCACCCTGGCGACGAAGGCGGGCGTGGAGGGGCAGCGCTTCCAGGTGCACGCGCCGCTGTCGGGGATGACCAAGGCGCAGATCATCCGCGAGGGCACGCGGCTGGGCGTGGACTACGGGTTGACGCACTCTTGCTACGATCCGGATGCGAAGGGCCGCGCGTGCGGCCACTGTGACAGCTGCGTGCTGCGCAAGAAGGGCTTCCAGGAAGCGGGAGTCCCGGACCCAACGCCTTACACGGAAGGGGCCTGA
- a CDS encoding sugar ABC transporter permease, with amino-acid sequence MATRREGLPHLPLHLVLVGFTIFTLYPILWVVSIAFSGRQSLAITTLPENATWTDRLRAVIPWPEVWSFSNFTSVMTDQPFARWILNSAIIALGTTVVGLFLACTAAYAFSRFQFPGRRAGLMSFLVSQMFPGTLMLIPLFIILVQWLKLGNSRLGLIIVYATTSIPFSVWMLKGYFDTIPKDLEEAAIMEGASVGRVFWTIILPLAKPALAVTALFSFMTSWNEFILAATFMEQETMYTAPVGLRFFVGGYSQQWGYFAAGSIIVSIPVVFLFLFLQKYLVSGLTAGGVKG; translated from the coding sequence ATGGCAACGCGACGCGAGGGCCTTCCGCACCTGCCACTGCACCTGGTGCTGGTGGGCTTCACGATCTTCACCCTCTACCCCATCCTCTGGGTCGTCTCGATCGCCTTCTCGGGACGCCAGAGCCTGGCCATCACCACCCTGCCCGAAAACGCCACGTGGACGGACCGGCTGCGCGCCGTCATCCCCTGGCCGGAGGTCTGGTCCTTCTCCAACTTCACCTCGGTGATGACGGATCAGCCCTTCGCGCGGTGGATCCTCAACAGCGCCATCATCGCGCTGGGCACCACGGTGGTGGGGCTGTTCCTGGCGTGCACGGCGGCCTATGCCTTCAGCCGCTTCCAGTTCCCGGGCCGGCGCGCGGGGCTGATGTCCTTCCTCGTGTCCCAGATGTTCCCGGGCACGCTGATGCTCATCCCCCTGTTCATCATCCTGGTGCAGTGGCTGAAGCTGGGCAACTCGCGCCTGGGATTGATCATCGTCTACGCCACCACGTCCATCCCCTTCAGCGTGTGGATGCTCAAGGGCTACTTCGACACCATCCCGAAGGACCTGGAGGAGGCGGCCATCATGGAGGGCGCCTCGGTGGGGCGCGTCTTCTGGACCATCATCCTGCCGCTGGCCAAGCCGGCGCTGGCGGTGACGGCGCTCTTCTCGTTCATGACGTCGTGGAACGAGTTCATCCTCGCGGCCACCTTCATGGAGCAGGAGACGATGTACACGGCGCCCGTGGGGCTGCGCTTCTTCGTGGGCGGCTACTCCCAGCAATGGGGCTACTTCGCCGCCGGCTCCATCATCGTCTCCATCCCCGTGGTGTTCCTCTTCCTGTTCCTCCAGAAGTACCTCGTCTCCGGACTCACCGCCGGCGGCGTCAAGGGATGA
- a CDS encoding carboxypeptidase regulatory-like domain-containing protein, producing the protein MKQRLAGVSAVLVTLSIVGLWTLGESSSDPAPSQVAVGAPDAPVFPRPPSPQPATAAEDQEGEVSGTTVVRGTGEPLAMVEIRLIPQVFPTGGQVPGGLAPQEGLSTTSNAAGEFLFAGVPPGKYRMEARLPGHVPQILPILRLPFEGSLTLDLIRGGELEGVVLSGDGQPAPSAEVSATGRTRFTAFTDAHGRFAFILPPGRYAVSAVRAQEAGALNAPVQVSQEQPLHGLRIPLGAGASLSGQVTRPDGSPVLGARVNVIPEGFRPPIALAGTSEQGAFLIAPLAPGAYRVQALTPEGHRSASRQLQVAGGERTSLLLIAETEGPASSNEGHRLLGQVIDSRGHAVQGFYLEVTALETGATRTFEFMGDRFEVEVSLGRHQLYVALSDGERAEQLVQTGPGASTRLDVLVHPGVSLSGRVIDPDTRKPVQDGNVLIPRYGVANIQADGRFVFPDLPPGEHTLQVQRGTLQASQRVTLAPGKAHDLGDLPFEPPLPSQR; encoded by the coding sequence GTGAAACAACGCTTGGCCGGGGTGAGCGCCGTCCTGGTGACCCTCTCCATCGTGGGCCTCTGGACCTTGGGAGAATCCTCCTCTGATCCAGCTCCCTCGCAGGTGGCCGTGGGCGCTCCCGACGCACCGGTCTTCCCGCGCCCCCCTTCTCCTCAACCGGCGACCGCAGCGGAGGACCAGGAGGGAGAGGTGTCCGGCACCACGGTGGTGAGGGGAACCGGTGAGCCCCTCGCGATGGTGGAGATCCGTCTCATCCCCCAGGTCTTTCCGACCGGCGGCCAGGTCCCTGGCGGGCTTGCCCCTCAGGAGGGTCTCTCCACCACCAGCAACGCGGCCGGCGAGTTTCTCTTCGCCGGTGTTCCCCCCGGCAAGTACCGGATGGAAGCCCGTCTGCCGGGCCACGTTCCTCAGATCCTGCCCATCCTGCGTCTTCCCTTCGAGGGTTCCCTCACCTTGGATCTGATCCGTGGCGGCGAGTTGGAGGGCGTCGTCCTCTCCGGAGACGGCCAACCTGCCCCCAGCGCGGAGGTGAGCGCCACGGGCAGGACCCGGTTCACGGCCTTCACGGATGCCCATGGCCGCTTTGCCTTCATCCTTCCGCCAGGACGCTATGCCGTCTCCGCCGTGCGCGCCCAGGAGGCGGGGGCGTTGAATGCCCCCGTCCAGGTGAGCCAGGAGCAGCCCCTGCACGGACTGCGCATTCCGCTGGGAGCGGGGGCCTCTCTCAGCGGACAGGTGACGCGCCCGGACGGCTCGCCCGTACTGGGCGCTCGGGTGAATGTCATCCCGGAAGGCTTTCGCCCCCCCATCGCCCTGGCGGGGACCAGCGAACAGGGGGCCTTCCTCATCGCCCCACTGGCACCGGGCGCCTATCGCGTCCAAGCCCTCACGCCCGAAGGCCATCGAAGTGCCTCTCGGCAGCTTCAGGTGGCGGGCGGGGAGCGCACGTCCCTCCTTCTGATCGCTGAAACCGAGGGCCCTGCTTCCAGCAACGAGGGACACCGGCTCCTGGGCCAGGTCATCGACTCACGCGGACATGCCGTTCAAGGATTCTATCTCGAGGTGACGGCCCTGGAAACGGGGGCCACACGCACCTTCGAGTTCATGGGAGACCGGTTCGAGGTCGAGGTGTCCCTGGGACGCCACCAGCTCTATGTGGCCCTGAGCGACGGAGAGCGCGCCGAGCAGCTCGTTCAAACGGGGCCTGGCGCTTCCACACGTCTGGACGTTCTCGTGCATCCGGGCGTCTCCCTGTCGGGCCGGGTCATCGACCCCGACACGCGGAAGCCCGTACAGGACGGGAACGTGCTCATCCCCCGGTACGGTGTGGCCAACATCCAAGCAGACGGCCGCTTCGTCTTCCCCGATCTGCCCCCGGGAGAACACACCCTCCAGGTCCAGCGAGGCACCCTCCAGGCATCACAGCGGGTCACGCTGGCGCCCGGCAAAGCCCACGACCTGGGAGATCTCCCCTTCGAGCCCCCTCTTCCCTCGCAGCGTTGA
- a CDS encoding glucodextranase DOMON-like domain-containing protein: protein MKTRLASLTLAASLASLPAAAAGKLTFKDPTGDDNGPGKYVYPTDTVYKKGTFDLTEVTVEKKGDKVEFTASLGADLEDPWKLGSGFSLQMVFIFIDKDGKAGSGHTEGLPGLNIQFAPEAAWEKVVLLSPQAAPRLKTEAANKASALKDDIVVPSRTKGSGRKLTATVKASELGEGDPSQWGYQVVVQSNEGFPAGNDLMTRKVNEYEGQHRFGGGHDGECDPHVIDILAGSAKGDASEAKAQHDMLKYECADDGSTKSPATLTMIRQGK, encoded by the coding sequence ATGAAGACTCGACTCGCCTCGCTCACCCTGGCCGCCTCGCTGGCCAGCCTCCCCGCCGCCGCCGCTGGCAAGCTCACCTTCAAGGACCCCACGGGCGATGACAATGGCCCGGGCAAGTACGTGTACCCGACGGACACCGTCTACAAGAAGGGCACCTTTGATCTCACGGAGGTCACCGTGGAGAAGAAGGGTGACAAAGTGGAGTTCACCGCGAGCCTGGGGGCCGACCTGGAGGACCCGTGGAAGCTGGGCAGCGGGTTCTCCCTCCAGATGGTGTTCATCTTCATCGACAAGGACGGCAAGGCGGGCAGCGGCCACACCGAGGGCCTGCCGGGCCTCAACATCCAGTTCGCCCCCGAGGCCGCCTGGGAGAAGGTCGTCCTGCTCTCGCCGCAGGCCGCCCCCCGCCTGAAGACCGAGGCCGCCAACAAGGCCAGCGCCCTGAAGGACGACATCGTGGTGCCCTCGCGCACCAAGGGATCTGGCCGCAAGCTCACCGCGACCGTGAAGGCCTCGGAGCTGGGCGAGGGCGACCCCAGCCAATGGGGCTACCAGGTGGTGGTGCAATCCAACGAGGGTTTCCCGGCCGGCAATGACCTGATGACGCGCAAGGTCAACGAGTACGAGGGGCAGCACCGCTTCGGGGGGGGACACGACGGAGAGTGTGATCCGCACGTGATTGACATACTGGCAGGCAGTGCGAAGGGCGACGCCTCCGAGGCGAAGGCCCAGCACGACATGCTGAAGTACGAGTGCGCCGACGACGGCAGCACCAAATCGCCCGCGACGCTGACAATGATTCGTCAGGGCAAGTAA
- the ddpX gene encoding D-alanyl-D-alanine dipeptidase, with product MLPAAKLAMTLWLAAGSEPLVDATEAVPDLVVDMRYATEDNFLKRKVYPEDARCLLLPDAARRLKQAADVLRPKGYRVKVYDCYRPRAVQWEMWKLVPKPGYVANPKFGSNHNRGAAVDLTLVTLEGAAVEMPTAFDDFTPAAHHGYKGGTEASRKHRQVLLEAMEGAGFLRNKMEWWHYDLPGTKKMPVLDVPFTKPG from the coding sequence ATGCTGCCCGCGGCGAAGCTGGCGATGACGCTGTGGCTGGCGGCGGGCAGTGAGCCGCTGGTGGATGCCACGGAAGCGGTTCCGGACTTGGTGGTGGACATGCGCTACGCCACGGAGGACAACTTCCTGAAGCGCAAGGTGTACCCAGAGGACGCGCGGTGCCTGCTCTTGCCGGACGCGGCCCGGCGGTTGAAGCAGGCGGCGGACGTGCTGCGGCCGAAGGGTTACCGCGTGAAGGTGTACGACTGCTACCGGCCCCGGGCGGTGCAGTGGGAGATGTGGAAGCTCGTTCCGAAACCTGGGTACGTGGCGAATCCGAAGTTTGGCTCGAACCACAACCGCGGGGCGGCGGTGGACCTGACGTTGGTGACGCTGGAGGGGGCCGCGGTGGAGATGCCGACGGCCTTCGACGACTTCACCCCCGCGGCGCACCACGGCTACAAGGGAGGCACCGAGGCTTCCCGCAAGCACCGGCAGGTGCTCCTGGAGGCCATGGAGGGCGCGGGCTTCCTGCGGAACAAGATGGAGTGGTGGCACTACGATTTGCCGGGCACCAAGAAGATGCCCGTGCTGGATGTGCCCTTCACGAAGCCGGGGTAG
- a CDS encoding endonuclease I family protein gives MNTSSLQRTSFRPTPTVSEAASRSTPAPATRASGRSAAAPFAWGDTFTPSASRPASSTGAKRAEAPQTPPAAEDPFEGLRDQALLRAIKQSSVGKDVHSYNEARKILFTDLDVHNGKVDCVYTGRQIDGGRIPNSSDMNVEHTWPQSKGATGDAKSDLHHLFPTDAKANSKRGNFPFGEVEKVQWSQNGAKFGLDAKGRKVFEPPDEHKGNVARAMFYFSAEYSKAIPNDEEAVLRQWNTLDSVDAAEVARNRRISELQGNVNQFVEHAELVDRIQDF, from the coding sequence GTGAACACGTCCAGCCTCCAGAGAACCTCCTTCCGTCCTACGCCCACTGTCTCGGAGGCGGCGTCTCGTTCCACCCCAGCGCCTGCGACGCGCGCTTCGGGCCGCTCGGCCGCTGCCCCCTTCGCGTGGGGAGACACCTTCACGCCGTCCGCGTCGCGGCCGGCCTCCAGCACGGGGGCAAAGCGCGCCGAGGCCCCGCAGACGCCGCCGGCCGCGGAAGATCCCTTCGAGGGACTGCGGGACCAGGCGCTGCTGCGAGCCATCAAGCAGTCGTCGGTGGGCAAGGATGTCCACAGCTACAACGAGGCCCGGAAGATCCTCTTCACCGACCTGGATGTGCACAACGGCAAGGTGGACTGCGTGTACACGGGGCGGCAGATCGACGGTGGCCGGATCCCCAACAGCTCGGACATGAACGTGGAGCACACCTGGCCGCAGTCGAAGGGGGCCACGGGGGATGCGAAGAGCGACCTGCACCACCTGTTCCCCACGGATGCGAAGGCCAACTCCAAGCGGGGCAACTTCCCGTTCGGCGAAGTGGAGAAGGTGCAGTGGAGCCAGAACGGCGCGAAGTTCGGCCTGGATGCGAAGGGGCGCAAGGTGTTCGAGCCGCCCGATGAGCACAAGGGCAACGTGGCGCGGGCGATGTTCTACTTCTCGGCGGAGTACAGCAAGGCCATCCCCAACGACGAGGAGGCCGTGCTGCGTCAGTGGAACACGCTGGATTCGGTCGATGCGGCCGAGGTGGCGCGCAACCGCCGCATCTCCGAGTTGCAGGGCAACGTGAACCAGTTCGTGGAGCACGCGGAACTGGTGGACCGCATCCAGGATTTCTGA